Proteins from a single region of Trichoderma asperellum chromosome 3, complete sequence:
- a CDS encoding uncharacterized protein (TransMembrane:2 (n2-10c15/16o244-264i276-296o)~BUSCO:EOG092D3GX0) yields the protein MAALAPALPLTPASSTTSLPYHLTIRFSNSLPDLDLDIPSPQTTTVLSLKNLIRERLASRNRLRFIHQGRLLPDASALGSVIKPPPPPPSSSVSHHNDSKSSYKGKGKATDHGLAPVRIYVNCSIGDELSPEELAEEQAAAAKPPDESSTASSQQAGHPSSWTRPRPRGFDRLLQTGFTQSEIETLRTQFALIRTEGFAPDAMPSPDTLRNMEDAWIDNNAGGLPSANASTEDDLNGMSNVLDVMIRAMLIGFFFPLGSLAWLLRSNVWSEKWQVFVGSGVALSLTVGIVMSLSTMNH from the coding sequence ATGGCAGCCTTAGCGCCCGCATTGCCGCTGACACCAGCATCTTCAACCACATCTCTGCCGTATCATCTCACCATCCGCTTCTCCAACTCGCTACCAGACCTGGACCTAGACATCCCATCTCCACAGACTACAACTGTCCTCTCTCTCAAGAACCTGATAAGAGAACGTCTCGCCTCGCGGAATCGCCTTCGCTTCATCCATCAGGGCCGCCTCCTTCCAGATGCTTCAGCCCTCGGTTCTGTCATCAaaccgcctcctccaccgccatcatcatcagtaTCACATCACAACGACTCAAAGAGCTCGTATAAAGGAAAGGGTAAAGCCACGGATCATGGCCTGGCCCCCGTGAGGATATACGTCAATTGCTCCATCGGCGATGAGCTATCCCCTGAAGAACTCGCCGAggagcaagctgctgctgccaagccCCCGGATGAATCAAGTACGGCCTCGTCTCAGCAAGCCGGGCATCCCTCATCATGGACGCGCCCTCGTCCGCGAGGCTTCGATCGTCTCCTCCAGACAGGCTTCACACAGTCGGAAATCGAGACGTTGCGCACGCAGTTTGCTCTGATCCGCACAGAGGGCTTCGCACCAGACGCTATGCCCTCGCCAGACACGTTGCGCAACATGGAAGACGCATGGATCGACAACAACGCTGGAGGACTCCCGTCTGCGAATGCTTCCACAGAAGATGATTTGAACGGCATGTCTAATGTGCTTGACGTCATGATCCGCGCCATGTTGATaggctttttctttccgcTGGGGAGCCTGGCATGGCTGCTTCGCTCGAATGTATGGAGCGAGAAATGGCAGGTTTTTGTAGGTTCTGGAGTTGCACTTAGTTTAACGGTTGGAATTGTCATGAGCCTTTCTACTATGAATCACTGA
- a CDS encoding uncharacterized protein (EggNog:ENOG41~TransMembrane:7 (n8-15c19/20o177-198i266-284o304-321i629-649o655-673i685-710o716-733i)), which yields MMRMRGRLLACFYCGKRSSIRYDGRIRDFLCTYCEATNYLDENGDITDPPALESSTPKQFAKQLPSRPASPTDSIFCEKCLKNQRLFTASLAQYLPDDPSHPDYAELERKYYRYRKDLEKRYPQVCSDCAKRVEDRINQAGYTAKTDHLRRMMEKSRGRRVPKRMTSLDVANAMGRWLWWGGLVIQIAWHLVSVSYVLEAQATSKDGMVDPDDESATKGMISWLSYLRGFLPAADTLIRCSINTGFLSAWWNPHFVQLNRGFTRHLLGFTQWYCFQGLIIFFRYIFRSVLHMQGGQAQSDRAQISAHFAMACIMGLIYSLARKSIKVDTTPLFGVTEKTVSASQMPKPTPRKKIREPKTLAEALTEALESANSSPMTMKKPTPARAWESIDPSPIKRPMPSRAFEIDSATSSPTKEFAPRRFQELLPPSRAANPFRTTHDELSFAGFSISDKSPQKGLRSQDPDAMDWSPVPKQLQRSQYRAFQDSPVPSKLGARPFGQSPTQPDAGPFWFKVPAAPTNPAQRLRNLPSAPLFNRAFSEPRREEGDFGFGKHRLDEMREEPSRASSVDFKGPSFFAPEDPDDTDALADALGQSFTFANDADEESDSEETVVNEELPILSSGQSSHKYDLYFLVTMFLLWFIPLIATVPYCKEAQLTILSIAGIIAIRSIGGATQQLLGGDSNSSGLAMFIASVTSVGELSALCWTGWQLWTDQGDVFQHGAAVLASMLGHQVLRGISLRQNS from the exons ATGATGCGCATGAGGGGGAGGCTTCTGGCCTGCTTCTACTGCGGGAAGCGGTCATCGATCAGATACGACGGACGGATACGCGACTTTCTATGCACTTACTGCGAGGCCACAAACTACCTGGACGAG AATGGCGACATCACGGATCCGCCTGCCCTTGAATCGTCAACTCCGAAGCAATTCGCCAAACAGTTGCCTTCCCGGCCTGCATCACCCACAGACAGCATCTTTTGCGAAAAATGCCTCAAGAACCAACGGTTATTTACAGCATCGTTGGCGCAGTACCTCCCCGACGATCCTTCTCATCCAGACTATGCCGAGCTCGAGCGCAAATACTATCGATACCGCAAAGACTTGGAGAAGCGCTATCCCCAAGTTTGTTCAGACTGCGCCAAGCGAGTGGAAGATCGCATAAACCAGGCTGGTTATACGGCCAAAACAGACCATCTGAGGCGGATGATGGAAaagagcagaggcagaagagtCCCCAAGAGAATGACATCCCTTGATGTGGCAAACGCCATGGGACGGTGGTTATGGTGGGGTGGCTTGGTTATTCAGATTGCTTGGCATCTGGTGAGCGTATCATACGTCTTGGAAGCGCAAGCGACGAGCAAGGACGGCATGGTTGACCCGGACGATGAGAGCGCCACCAAGGGGATGATTTCTTGGCTTAGCTACCTGCGTGGCTTCTTGCCGGCGGCCGATACCCTGATTAGATGCAGTATAAATACCGGATTTCTTTCGGCTTGGTGGAATCCGCACTTTGTGCAACTTAATCGCGGCTTTACCCGGCATCTATTGGGATTCACGCAGTGGTATTGCTTTCAGgggctcatcatcttctttcgATACATCTTCCGCTCTGTTCTCCATATGCAGGGTGGTCAAGCTCAGTCCGACAGGGCGCAAATCAGCGCGCATTTCGCAATGGCCTGCATTATGGGACTG ATCTACTCGCTTGCGAGAAAGTCTATCAAGGTAGATACGACGCCCTTATTCGGCGTGACTGAGAAAACAGTGTCTGCGAGCCAGATGCCTAAACCGACACCTAGAAAGAAGATTAGAGAACCAAAGACGCTAGCTGAAGCACTCACCGAGGCCCTCGAATCGGCAAACTCTTCAccaatgacgatgaagaaacCCACTCCAGCAAGAGCTTGGGAATCGATAGATCCTTCACCCATTAAAAGACCTATGCCATCAAGGGCCTTTGAAATCGACTCAGCAACTTCATCTCCAACCAAAGAATTCGCACCGCGGCGATTCCAAGAGCTATTACCGCCTTCTCGTGCCGCAAACCCATTTCGGACGACTCATGATgagctttcttttgctgGCTTCAGCATATCAGACAAGTCCCCTCAGAAAGGCCTTCGATCACAAGACCCTGACGCGATGGATTGGTCCCCTGTACCAAAACAATTGCAAAGATCCCAATACCGTGCCTTTCAAGACTCCCCTGTGCCATCTAAGCTTGGCGCACGCCCGTTTGGTCAATCTCCTACACAACCCGATGCTGGACCCTTTTGGTTCAAGGTACCAGCCGCACCAACAAACCCAGCACAGAGGCTCCGCAATCTTCCAAGTGCTCCACTATTTAATAGAGCGTTCTCAGaaccaagaagagaggaaggagATTTCGGGTTTGGAAAGCACCGGCTGGACGAAATGCGAGAAGAGCCGTCTAGAGCGAGCAGCGTGGACTTTAAAGGCCCTAGTTTCTTTGCACCGGAAGATCCCGATGATACGGATGCACTTGCTGATGCTCTTGGCCAGAGCTTTACTTTTGCAAACGATGCGGATGAAGAATCTGATTCGGAAGAAACTGTCGTTAACGAAGAACTTCCCATTCTCTCTAGCGGGCAATCCTCTCATAAATACGACCTCTATTTCTTGGTCACTATGTTTTTACTTTGGTTCATCCCATTGATCGCCACCGTTCCTTATTGCAAAGAAGCACAACTCACAATATTGTCTATTGCTGGTATTATCGCTATTCGAAGCATTGGAGGAGCTACCCAGCAACTCTTGGGCGGTGACTCCAATTCGTCTGGCCTAGCCATGTTTATCGCTTCAGTTACAAGTGTGGGCGAGCTAAGTGCTCTTTGTTGGACCGGATGGCAGCTATGGACCGACCAGGGAGACGTTTTCCAGCATGGCGCGGCCGTGTTGGCGTCTATGCTGGGACATCAAGTATTAAGGGGCATTTCTTTAAGACAAAACTCATAA
- a CDS encoding uncharacterized protein (EggNog:ENOG41~TransMembrane:13 (o38-59i80-100o106-125i132-150o162-183i195-215o227-244i251-270o276-298i310-332o338-359i371-392o398-418i)) encodes MAVVVNKSAVGAKPSTRPSKLFWTPPWVRWNPEGNFEMTWALTCLFGFVAAFSVANLYYTHPILHVLSEDFDISEERASLVPTLLQTGYAAGLLFIVPVGDLVPRRPMIISLVFVTSMIWLGCCLTKKFEVFLGLSFVVGLFTVTPQLMFPLTVRYAPARHRATMTAIVMSGLVFGILVARLFSGIVTQYAGWRVMYWVSFGLQLAIILLVFLFMPDFPILRPGGSYPGVLLKMVQLPFQYPVLTQSSLVAFLNMGMFTSFWTTLTFQLAGPTFHLSTLVIGLFALVGMSPIVFSPLFSRYVMIHLHPSASLIIGQLILITAACIGTFTGTFSLAGPIIWACIGDLGSNITTVSNRMLFAHVEPTAQNTVNSVYMVFTFCGQLFGTAVGNKLYADGGWIRSGALSIGLVGGSLVIILLRGPHEKGWIGWSGGWEVRAKRLKQREAEATQVSSATENPPDEEAAIQQETEVKEKS; translated from the exons ATGGCCGTGGTGGTCAACAAAAGCGCGGTGGGCGCAAAGCCTTCAACAAGACCCTCAAAGCTCTTTTGGACACCGCCATGGGTGAGATGGAATCCAGAAGGAAACTTCGAAATGACTTGGGCTTTGACATGCCTGTTTGGATTT GTGGCTGCGTTTAGTGTCGCCAATCTCTATTATACCCATCCGATTCTCCATGTCTTATCGGAGGATTTTGATATTTCAGAAGAGCGTGCCTCACTCGTTCCAACGCTGCTTCAGACTGGCTATGCCGCTGGCTTGCTCTTCATCGTGCCCGTTGGAGATCTTGTGCCTCGTCGGCCGATGATTATCAGCTTAGTGTTTGTGACGTCCATGATT TGGCTTGGCTGTTGCCTAACGAAAAAATTCGAAGTCTTCCTCGGCTTATCATTCGTTGTTGGCCTCTTCACCGTCACGCCGCAACTCATGTTTCCCTTGACGGTGCGCTATGCTCCCGCCCGCCATCGAGCCACGATGACCGCCATTGTAATGTCCGGGCTTGTATTTGGGATCCTGGTCGCTCGTTTGTTTTCCGGCATTGTGACTCAGTACGCGGGTTGGCGCGTCATGTACTGGGTGTCATTTGGCTTGCAGCTTGCGATTATCCTTCTCGTCTTTCTGTTCATGCCTGATTTTCCTATCTTACGGCCTGGTGGGTCGTATCCCGGCGTCCTTCTCAAGATGGTACAGTTGCCTTTCCAATATCCCGTGTTGACACAGTCGTCACTGGTTGCCTTTCTGAACATGGGCATGTTCACTTCCTTCTGGACCACTTTGACGTTTCAGCTGGCTGGCCCTACTTTCCATCTGTCGACTCTTGTCATTGGTCTTTTTGCCTTGGTTGGCATGTCGCCGATTGTATTCAGCCCCCTATTCTCTCGCTATGTGATGATACATCTTCATCCAAGCGCCTCCTTGATCATAGGGCAATTGATTTTGATCACAGCTGCTTGCATAGGAACGTTTACTGGCACATTTTCGCTAGCAGGACCCATAATTTGGGCCTGCATAGGAGACCTGGGTAGCAACATTACAACTGTGTCCAACCGCATGTTGTTTGCACATGTCGAACCTACTGCGCAGAACACCGTCAACTCAGTCTACATGGTGTTCACTTTCTGCGGCCAGCTTTTTGGAACGGCAGTAGGAAACAAGCTGTATGCGGACGGCGGATGGATTCGCAGCGGTGCTCTCTCCATCGGTCTTGTAGGTGGGAGTTTGGTTATTATTCTCCTTCGAGGACCGCATGAGAAAGGTTGGATAGGCTGGAGTGGCGGCTGGGAAGTGAGAGCGAAAAGGCTGAAGCAAAGAGAGGCTGAGGCCACTCAGGTATCATCTGCCACAGAGAATCCACCTGACGAAGAGGCGGCTATTCAGCAGGAGACTGAGGTGAAAGAGAAGTCATGA
- the FDC1_1 gene encoding Ferulic acid decarboxylase 1 — MPAATDAQFQEAIIPSTALKPEASDPEPPHLSFRSFVEALRQDKDLVDINEPINPDLEAAAITRLVCETDDKAPLFNNVIGAKDGLWRILGAPNSLRSSPKERFGRLARHLALPPTASAKEIFDKMLSAHSIPPIEPVIVPTGPIKENSIEGDDIDLEALPVPMLHQSDGGKYIQTYGMHVIQSPDGSWTNWSIARAMVNGKRTMAGLVIKPQHIRRIQDQWRAVGQEEIPWALAFGVPPTAIMVSSMPIPDGVSEAGYVGAIAGEPIKLVKCDTNNLYVPANSEIVLEGTLSTTKMAPEGPFGEMHGYVFPGDSHPGPVYTVNKITYRNNAIMPISACGRLTDETQTMIGSLAAAEIRQLCQGAGLPITDAFAPFTGQATWVALKVDTERLRAMKTNGRAFAKQVGDVVFAQKPGYTIHRLILVGDDIDVYDDKDVMWAFTTRCRPGTDEVFFEDVLGFQLIPYMSHGNADASKGGKVVSDALLTAEYTTGKDWEAADFKSSYPKNIQDKVVRNWERLGFKKLE, encoded by the exons ATGCCTGCTGCTACTGATGCCCAGTTTCAAGAAGCTATCATACCTTCAACTGCTCTAAAGCCTGAAGCTTCAGATCCCGAACCTCCTCATCTGAGCTTTCGCTCCTTCGTCGAAGCCCTCCGCCAGGACAAAGACCTTGTGGATATCAACGAGCCTATCAATCCGGATCTGGAGGCTGCAGCAATCACTCGCCTCGTTTGCGAAACCGACGACAAGGCCCCTCTATTCAACAATGTTATTGGAGCCAAGGATGGCCTCTGGCGAATCCTAGGAGCGCCAAATTCTCTGCGCAGCTCTCCCAAGGAGAGATTTGGCCGTCTTGCACGACACTTGGCCCTACCTCCTACTGCCTCTGCCAAGGAGATTTTCGACAAGATGCTCTCTGCTCACAGCATCCCTCCTATTGAGCCAGTTATTGTGCCCACCGGACCTATCAAGGAGAACTCTATTGAAGGGGATGATATCGATCTGGAGGCTCTTCCAGTGCCTATGCTCCATCAGTCAGATGGCGGCAAATACATCCAGACTTATGGAATGCACGTCATTCAGTCCCCTGACGGTAGCTGGACCAACTGGTCAATTGCCCGGGCCATGGTAAATGGAAAGAGGACAATGGCCGGCCTTGTTATCAAACCCCAGCATATTCGGAGAATCCAAGATCAATGGCGCGCGGTTGGTCAAGAGGAGATACCCTGGGCACTCGCCTTTGGTGTCCCTCCTACCGCCATCATGGTCTCGTCGATGCCTATCCCTGATGGAGTCAGTGAAGCCGGATACGTGGGAGCTATCGCTGGCGAGCCCATCAAGTTGGTCAAGTGCGACACCAACAACCTCTATGTTCCGGCCAATTCGGAGATCGTTCTCGAGGGCACTCTTTCTACGACCAAGATGGCGCCTGAAGGACCCTTTGGAGAGATGCACGGCTATGTTTTCCCAGGAGATAGCCACCCAGGACCTGTGTACACAGTCAACAAGATTACGTACCGCAACAATGCCATCATGCCCATAAGTGCTTGCGGCCGTCTGACGGATGAGACT CAAACTATGATTGGATCCCTTGCGGCTGCGGAGATCCGCCAGCTCTGCCAGGGGGCCGGCCTTCCCATCACCGATGCTTTCGCTCCCTTCACCGGCCAAGCCACCTGGGTCGCCCTCAAGGTCGACACCGAGCGCCTCCGAGCTATGAAGACCAATGGTAGAGCCTTTGCCAAACAGGTCGGCGATGTTGTCTTTGCCCAGAAGCCCGGCTATACCATCCACCGTCTCATTCTCGTCGGCGATGACATTGACGTCTATGATGACAAAGATGTCATGTGGGCCTTTACAACTCGTTGCCGCCCTGGCACAGATGAGGTGTTCTTCGAGGACGTCCTTGGATTCCAGCTTATTCCGTACATGAGCCACGGTAATGCGGATGCTTCCAAGGGCGGCAAGGTTGTTAGCGACGCTCTCCTTACTGCAGAGTATACCACTGGCAAGGACTGGGAGGCTGCTGACTTTAAGAGCTCTTATCCCAAGAACATTCAGGATAAGGTTGTCAGGAACTGGGAGAGACTGGGCTTTAAGAAGCTGGAATAA
- a CDS encoding uncharacterized protein (MEROPS:MER0000436): MASLGSTEGTVQFRHSSLPGGSAETWYRIVGNLQPDSTPLILLHGGPGIPSIIFSDVFDKYAAQSGNPVIVYDQVGCGKSTHFRQTRLDTSLWTPKLFVDELENLLGELGVTTFDLYGHSWGALLAAQVASTDRPFVRHLRRLILASGLSCSSQWEVAQRALLKQMPQSVQDAIEKGERERDYQSAAYQEAINAYYQQFVCRTSPWPEALNNAFAEAGKDDTVYFTMWGPSEVTVTGGLKDYDLRPQLHKIKVPTLLINGEYDEATDEVMRPFFTNIEKVKWVVMSNVAHVAYLEQPEKYISIVADFLT, encoded by the exons ATGGCCTCATTAGGGTCAACCGAAGGAACGGTCCAGTTCCGCCATTCGTCTCTGCCTGGAGGCTCTGCTGAGACTTGGTATCGAATTGTTGGCAACCTCCAGCCCGACAGCACTCCGCTGATTCTTCTTCATGGCGGCCCTGGCATCCCGAGCATCATCTTCTCAGACGTCTTTGACAAATATGCAGCTCAGAGTGGCAACCCCGTGATTGTATATGACCAGGTTGGCTGCGGCAAGAGCACGCATTTCCGACAGACGCGACTGGACACATCGCTTTGGACTCCCAAGTTGTTTGTGGATGAGCTGGAAAACTTGCTTGGAGAACTTGGGGTCACGACTTTTGACTTGTACGGGCATTCATGGGGCGCTCTTCTGGCAGCTCAGGTCGCCTCCACGGACCGCCCGTTTGTGCGACACCTGCGGAGGCTGATCCTGGCAAGCGGACTGTCATGTTCCAGCCAGTGGGAGGTGGCGCAGCGTGCATTGTTGAAGCAGATGCCTCAGTCGGTGCAAGACGCCATCGAGAAGGGAGAGCGTGAAAGGGACTACCAGTCTGCGGCGTACCAGGAGGCGATTAATGCGTACTACCAGCAATTCGTGTGCAGGACGTCTCCGTGGCCGGAAGCATTGAATAATGCATTCGCTGAGGCGGGTAAGGACGACACGGTCTATTTCACAATGTGGGGACCATCAGAAGTTACAGTAACTGGCGGCTTAAAAG ACTATGACTTGCGGCCCCAGCTTCACAAGATCAAGGTTCCTACTCTTCTTATCAATGGCGAGTACGATGAAGCTACAGATGAGGTGATGAGGCCGTTTTTCACAAATATTGAAAAGGTCAAGTGGGTTGTAATGAGCAATGTTGCGCATGTCGCTTATTTGGAGCAGCCTGAGAAATACATCTCAATCGTGGCTGATTTTCTCACTTAG
- a CDS encoding uncharacterized protein (EggNog:ENOG41), whose protein sequence is MVHVAVTGGTGHVGRAIVQGLVDSQEHQVFVFTRKATSVFDHLQAVKIIVISYDDQDEIQNVLDKHKIEVVLSTISPASSEAFDAQVRLIRACDKSESVKRFAPSEYLIDYERDEEYQRFMPMLAFQRNIVKELRRHPNLEWTLFHNGYFMDYFGQPWAPTTMPSEVPFVDIEACQATIPGSGDDQVVWTHTTDVAKFVSRAISMKIGTWKEHSWIIGDKASLHEILRAAEKARGVKFRVAYDSVEKLKGGEVTPIPGNKAHAALYSTPEFDAYPLVLAMFAGIGMAIVSGHLDVPEGESLNAEFPDIKTTKVVEFIKKYWSGRHP, encoded by the exons ATGGTACACGTCGCTGTCACAGGAGGAACTGGACACGTTGGTCGGGCAATTGTCCAGGGGCTGGTTGATTCGCAAGAGCATCAAGTTTTCGTCTTTACGCGAAAG GCGACATCAGTATTCGATCACCTTCAAGCCGTGaaaatcatcgtcatctcctATGATGACCAAGATGAGATTCAGAATGTCTTGGACAAGCACAAAATCGAAGTTGTTCTGTCGACAATATCACCAGCCAGCTCCGAAGCTTTTGATGCCCAAGTAAGACTGATCAGAGCATGCGACAAGTCGGAGTCCGTCAAGAGATTCGCCCCAAGCGAATATTTGATCGACTATgaaagagatgaaga ATACCAACGCTTCATGCCAATGCTGGCTTTTCAGCGAAACATTGTAAAGGAGTTGCGCAGGCACCCAAATCTTGAATGGACGCTTTTTCACAATGGCTACTTTATGGATTATTTTGGACAGCCATGGGCCCCTACGACGATGCCATCCGAAGTGCCATTTGTCGATATTGAAGCTTGCCAAGCAACCATCCCTGGCAGCGGTGACGACCAAGTGGTATGGACACACACAACCGACGTAGCCAAATTCGTCAGCCGCGCAATCTCCATGAAGATAGGCACATGGAAAGAGCATTCTTGGATCATTGGCGATAAAGCCTCTCTCCACGAGATCCTgcgagcagcagaaaaaGCTCGAGGGGTCAAGTTCCGCGTTGCGTACGATTCGGTTGAGAAGCTGAAAGGTGGCGAGGTGACGCCGATTCCAGGAAACAAGGCTCATGCTGCGCTTTATAGCACGCCGGAATTTGATGCTTATCCGCTTGTGCTCGCCATGTTTGCCGGTATAGGGATGGCAATTGTTTCTGGCCATCTGGACGTTCCTGAGGGAGAATCTTTGAATGCGGAATTTCCGGATATCAAAACAACCAAGGTTGTGGAGTTTATTAAGAAATACTGGAGTGGTAGACATCCATGA